The sequence below is a genomic window from Humulus lupulus chromosome 3, drHumLupu1.1, whole genome shotgun sequence.
TCAGCTCTAGACACAAGGACACTCGTCTTCTATTCTATTGACAAAACTCTTGGAACTTAGTTTTGTTATTAAAATGTTACATGAACCCCATATTTTTCCTGTTTTATATGATTGTGTTATAAATTTAGTTATATTTCTTGTAAAAATAAACTCATATATTCGCTTGAAATCTCAAGTCAACTGGCTGAAAAGAGAAATATAGAATTCAGTAGTCATGCACAAAAAAAATCAATCtgtggttttttttaattaaaacaacataATGTGGTTAATCGCAGGATCGCACCATTAAACATCATAACCACTAAATCGCTATTGACGACGCAGTTAAACCGTAAAGCTAGAAGTCAAGAATGAATGGTTCAAAATTTTATGTTACTTCACCAAACGGCATTGCACAAACCCCAAAAATTCAGCATATTGTTGTTGCATACATATCCGTCGACCGACGATGGCacttttaaaattacaaaatgacAATTGCCTGGAATTTTAGTACAACTTACTTTGTAGGTCGTTTTCTTTTCCTTCATAGTTTATAATCAGTGTCAAACAGAAGTCACGACAAATAACTCGgcagaaggaaagagatgaataTGATATGAGAAGAAATGAAAAATTGCATTAGGCAGGAGATATTATTTCCACTGCCAAACATAACATACTAAACAGATTGTGAACAAAGAACATGCACTAGAAAATGTCACTTTGTCCACAACAAATATAGCTGTGTCGCAAATGTCTCAAGCAAGCATCTGAAACAGAGTGCCCTTTGATTGAACAATCCCAACAACCACCACGATTATATTACATTACAAGTCCAGATTTTATccatttatataaaataaaaaaaataaaaagttgaaAACGACGCCTCATCTAAAGTAGATGATTCCACAAAAATCGATGTAACATTTTCCATTGTGAAGATTGCATTATCTTAgttaccaccaccaccaccgtcACCAAAGAGGTAACCCAGTGAAGATCCACCGCCAGGGGCAGCGTGGACCTTAGTTGAGGGTCGATCCTGCACCGAGGGGTAAAAGAGATTCAGAAACATTGTTATAATCACATGGTTAAACAGACGCAGGATAGCTTAATTGCATATATAAAACGagaaatttttaaataaaattatatttatatatatacatatataatttgaattttatttattttaaagaagAAGGGGGGGCAACTCCACGTATTTCATAAGAGTTAATCTCGCTTGCAAGTTGTGTTAGCTTACAATATCTCAGTGGAATTTGAAACATGGTTGTTTTTTTTGAAGCAAACCAGATTTTGTTCAAGTTCAGACTTAATGCTTTGATTCAAATAAAACCCACTCAATCCATATCAATAATTCCTTTTAAGatacacatatataatatatgacTTAAGCAGTTCAAGGACTTGAGAGGATTTATAACGAGCTTATTGTTAAATAGTAGGCATGCAAGGAAAAACATACCGTGATAAAGTTGCCAGTGTTCTGGCCATCAGCCCGCATGTAGTTGTTGGTAGATGTGCTGTGAATACCAGCCGGAATCTGCTTAGCAACATCCACAGGAGGTTGAGGAGCAGGAGCAGGTTTGGCAGCAGGCACACTAGTCACAGCTGGTGCTTCACTTGGTGCAGCTGGAGCATTGTTTGTGGCTGGTTTGTTGGGACTGGGAGCCTCTCCACTTCCAAAAAGATAACCCAACGAACTTTGGCCACCACCACTGCTAACTCCACGACCCATATTCTCTTGTTCTAAGTAGTATCCTCTGAACTCTGGTttacaaaagatgaaaatggCAAAAACGCATGAAGTTTAATCCAGACTGAATTTCACGCACTAAATACCAAACACACCCAGCTCATTTCTTAAGCAAGGCTCAAACAAAACCATGATTTAGCGACCAGTAAAGAAACATTCTCAAAATTCACAACAACCATGTCGTTGTTGTCCCCAGTGTCATGATTACCAGTACCACATCTTATATACTTTCACGCTGtagtcaaataatacaattacaaAGCTACACTCCATGATACCAGACTGATTTGTCCCTAAACCATCAAAGACTTGGTAGACGACACTACTAAACTTTCCTTAAAACTTTAACATTATCGGGTATTCCAATCACGCCaataaattattatgattaaggaAGTTCTCTTAGTTGCTTCACTTTAAATCCAAAGTGTTGAGATAATTATAGATATGACTTATGAGGTCGTCACAACAACAAACAACACCCATCAGAGACACAGACACTGGAGCTAATACCCATCAAAATATAGATATTTCTATCAGGATCTAGAAAAAACCTACtgaataaataatttttattcgtGGATTATTCACTATAGGACAGCTTAATACCTAAGCTTACAAGCAAACTAAGCTCACTATACAGAAGACACAGAAAAACTTCAATTTTTTATACCCAGGACAGAATCAAAGGACAAAAGACAGTAAATTTCAAAGGAAACAAGAATACCATGAAAAACACTAACAGATCTAAGATACGAAAATGCATGCGATCATATCAGTCATTA
It includes:
- the LOC133822948 gene encoding protein SPIRAL1-like 1 — encoded protein: MGRGVSSGGGQSSLGYLFGSGEAPSPNKPATNNAPAAPSEAPAVTSVPAAKPAPAPQPPVDVAKQIPAGIHSTSTNNYMRADGQNTGNFITDRPSTKVHAAPGGGSSLGYLFGDGGGGGN